The following coding sequences lie in one Nitrospirota bacterium genomic window:
- a CDS encoding VOC family protein has translation MKDALFHLAFPTHDVAAAKRFYVEGLGCTLGRESSRAVLFGLAGHQLVAHVIAEPLPPQQGIYPRHFGLVFLSKDSWQRLLEQAQAKGLPFYQQPRVRFPGTSLEHHTFFLEDPSGNLLEFKHYLHESAIFCEQGSSEIGDSSPLD, from the coding sequence ATGAAGGATGCACTGTTTCATTTGGCCTTTCCCACGCACGATGTGGCGGCGGCGAAACGCTTCTATGTTGAAGGACTTGGTTGTACGTTGGGTCGTGAATCGAGCCGCGCCGTTCTGTTCGGACTGGCGGGGCACCAACTGGTGGCCCATGTGATTGCGGAACCCCTGCCGCCTCAACAAGGTATTTATCCCCGGCATTTCGGGCTGGTGTTTCTGTCGAAAGATTCGTGGCAGCGGCTGTTAGAGCAGGCCCAGGCGAAAGGGTTGCCCTTCTACCAGCAGCCCCGTGTTCGTTTCCCCGGCACCAGCCTCGAGCACCATACCTTCTTTCTCGAAGATCCCTCCGGGAACCTCCTCGAATTCAAACATTACCTCCATGAGTCTGCGATTTTTTGCGAACAGGGTTCGTCCGAGATCGGTGATTCGTCTCCTCTCGATTGA